A stretch of Paludisphaera borealis DNA encodes these proteins:
- a CDS encoding pyruvoyl-dependent arginine decarboxylase: MYVPTKLFFTKGVGTHREKLTSFELALRDAQIACYNLVRVSSIFPPRCKEVTIEQGLKDLSPGQIVHVVMSESATAEPNRLVAASVGVAIPRDRDQFGYLSEHHSYGQTAKSAADYAEDLAAEMLATILGVEFNPNSSWDEKREIWKIADVITKTKEVTQTAVGHKDGLWTTVVAAAILLP, encoded by the coding sequence ATGTACGTACCCACGAAGCTGTTCTTCACCAAGGGAGTGGGCACCCACCGCGAAAAATTGACCAGCTTCGAGCTGGCCCTCCGGGACGCTCAAATCGCCTGCTACAACCTGGTGCGGGTTTCGAGCATTTTCCCGCCGCGCTGCAAAGAGGTCACGATCGAGCAGGGGTTGAAAGACCTCAGCCCCGGCCAGATCGTCCACGTCGTGATGAGCGAGAGCGCGACGGCCGAGCCCAATCGCCTGGTCGCCGCCAGCGTGGGCGTCGCCATCCCGCGCGACCGCGATCAGTTCGGCTACCTCTCCGAGCACCACTCCTACGGCCAGACCGCGAAGTCGGCGGCCGACTACGCCGAAGACCTCGCGGCCGAAATGCTGGCGACGATCCTCGGGGTCGAGTTCAACCCCAACAGCTCGTGGGACGAGAAGCGCGAGATCTGGAAGATCGCCGACGTCATCACCAAGACGAAGGAAGTCACCCAGACCGCCGTCGGCCACAAGGACGGCCTCTGGACGACCGTCGTCGCCGCCGCCATTTTGCTCCCGTGA
- a CDS encoding DUF1883 domain-containing protein, which produces MNHLNNEFDADAGDVAEVTLDRAANVLLMDSSNYDNYKQGRKYRYYGGYATKSPVRLAVPKHGHWHVVVDLGGGPGQVRASTRLLSGASV; this is translated from the coding sequence ATGAACCATCTGAACAACGAATTCGACGCGGACGCGGGCGATGTGGCGGAGGTGACGCTGGATCGCGCGGCCAACGTGCTGCTAATGGATTCATCCAATTACGACAACTATAAGCAGGGCCGCAAATACCGCTATTACGGCGGGTACGCCACCAAGAGTCCGGTGCGACTAGCGGTGCCCAAGCATGGGCATTGGCATGTGGTGGTCGATCTGGGAGGCGGGCCTGGACAGGTGCGCGCTTCAACTCGCCTGCTCTCGGGCGCGTCGGTATGA